The Candidatus Nitrospira nitrosa genomic sequence TTGGCACATACAGGAATCTCATCCGAACCGCGTCGCATTTGGGGTACGTCTCGACGCCACAACATATGCCGAGCGGGGCTACCCCTTTTCCCTTCGGATCCTAGTGACGTATGAACTGAACAAACAGGGCCTTGGGTGCAGGTTTTCCGTGACGAACGTTGGTCACAAACCTGCACCGGTGGGCGTGGGATTTCATCCCTACTTCACCGTCGGCACCGGCATCATCGACGAAGCGGAGGCACAGATCCCCGGCACCGGATTCTTGGAATTCAACCAACGGCTCGTCCCAACTGGGACGATCTATCCCGTACAGGATACGCCGTGGGACTATCGCCGGTTTCGCCCGATTGCACAGCAACGCTTCAACCATTGCTACGTCAACTTGGAGCGTGACACCGAAGGAGTCGCCATGGCCGCTCTTCGTCATGTCCCAAGCAACCGAACGATCACCATGACGATGGACGCGGCTTTTTCCTCAGTGGTCGTCTATACGGGAGATGCCATTGCGGACGCCCCGCGTGTTGCGCTGGCCATCGAACCGATGACCTGTGCAAGCGACGCATTCAACCATCCGGAGTGGGGGCTCAAGCGCCTAGCTGCTGATGAAACTTTCTCCGGATGCTGGGGTGTGGATGATTCAAGTCGCCGAGGCTAGCACCGGATATCTTCACGTGCGGAGAGAAGTCAGCACGTCCGGCGGATGAAGCGTCGCAACGGAGTATGACTTAGGCCGCTTTTCGAAAGGTGGGAGACTTTCTACCGACGAGATCGCGCCAGAGAAGACTGAGTTTGAACTCCACTTCATCGAAGGAATCCCCTTGTGCCGACTGATCAGGGTACCCCTGCAGATACCCACGCCACTTGTCTTGATCCAGTGAGATCACAAATCGGGGTGTATCGATGCGGGGTTGTTCGGCTGCAGATCGCTCGACGCGAGGAAGTTCGCGCGGACTTTTCGCGAACTCTTGGCTCTGCTGCCGCACTTTTATCTGCAGCTCATCGAAGGAGGCCGCATGCACTTCGCGCTGCGGATTGCCTTCTGGATGTGCAAGCCATTTCTCCTGATCTTGCCGAAACACCCAATTTGGCCGTTCCATTCCGGTAAGCATAGCGAAGCCGTCGCAATCCGACCAGTACTTTTTCAATTCTTGCACATGAATAGGAACGACCCGAATCCTCCCAGCACAACGGCCTGCTCCTATGGGCAGGTCTCGGCCAATCAGCTGTCCTTTCGAGTCGCCATGGCGGGAACGGGAGAACGGCTGGTGCTCTGCCTGCATGGTTTCCCAGAGTGCGCGCGTTCATGGAGATACCAGCTTCAGCCGCTGGCAGAAGCCGGCTATCGAGTTTGGGCCCCTGATCTCCGTGGCTATGGTGGAACGACCCGTCCCGTTGGTCTTGAGGCCTACGCAATCGAGTCATTGCTGGAAGACGTCAGCGGACTGCTGACGGCCGCAGGGACCTCGGAGGCCATCCTGGTTGGACACGACTGGGGAGGCATCATCGCCTGGTACTATGCCCTGCGGCACCCGAACCGCATCAAAGCTCTTGTGATCTTGAACGCCCCACACCCGGCCTGCTTCGAGCGGGAACTCAGGCACTGGCGACAAATGCGCCGCTCCTGGTACATGGGGATATTTCAGATTCCTCGACTTCCTGAAGCCGTGTTGTCCATGGGACAGGGGTACGTCATCGGAAAAATCTTCGAGCGTATGGCGGTTCATCGCCAGCACATGCCAGACGACATCGTTACGCGCTACCGGCAACAGGCCTGCACGCCAGGCGCCCTCACTGCCATGCTGAACTACTATCGCGCGGCAATTCGCGGGAAAGGGGCGCTGCGTCAGCGCAAGGGAGGCTATCCCACCATCAACATTCCCACACTTGTCATCTGGGGACTCCAGGACCAGGCACTTGTGCGTCACAATCTTGATGGGTTAGGACATTTCGTAAGCAACCTGACTGTAGTCCCAATAGCCAGTGCAGGCCATTTCGTACATGAAGACGAGCCGAACCGTGTGACAGAGGAGGTAGTGGCCTGGCTGCAGAATCTATGATCTGATTCATTGCGTCCCCGACTCTTCCTCCTCGACGCTTGGTTCCCTCAACGACTTCTGCTTGAGAGCCGCGAGTACCACATCCCCATTCGTTTCTCCCACAACGCTCCTATCACCAAGCGTATTCGCATTCTCTAACCTGCGAGAAATGATCAAGTTATTGACGAGTCAGCCGAACAAGATACGATGCCATGACAAGGCTTTCGGGATGTCTTCCCAAGAATACGGGGCACCTATGAAACGAATGGGGATTGCCACAGCTCCGCCTACTGAGCAGCCTTCCAATAAGTCCACCACGACCTTGGTGGTGATCGGTGGCCTGCTGTTGGTCGGCCTGATCTACAGCATCGTAGCCCGTGACCCGGCCGTCTCTTGCCCGAATGAGTTGATCGGTGCCTGGATCACCTCGGCGAACGGATACGAGAACAGCATGCTGGTATTTACCACAAACGGTGTGTCGTTCAGCGTCGGATTCGAACATCTGGATGCGCAAGCCATGCGGCGCATCGACATGAGTACAGAAGGACCTCGCACGTTGTACACAATCGTCTACGGCGATTCTCGAAGCGACGAACAGACCTTGTCCTTCTACTATCACACCAAAGACCACACCATCACCTTCAAGAACCAGGCACATCTCGTCTGGACGCGACAAGCGGTGGAGTCATGATTGGTCTCTTTCAACGGAGACAGTTGTTCGTGCATCCCGTCCAATACTGGTGTATTGGGACCACGCTGGTCTACGTGGCTTGTCTGTTGATCACGCTGTATGCCGTGATCTTTCTGCCGATGGTACAGCCGCTTTACGACCCATCCGTATCCTGGGAACAGCATGCGCAGGTGGCGTCCCAGTTTCTTGAGCTCCATTCTCGGATCTGGCCCTGGCTGATCATCACCTTCCTTGCGTTGCTCCTCCACTCCCTGTATTTCATGCACCGCATTGCCGGGCCACTGTACCGCTTCTCTACCCTCTTTCGGTCGATCGGAAGCGGCGATCTGCATCAACGGGCACGGTTACGCAAACACGACTACCTCCATCGGGAGGCACAGGCATTCAACACAATGCTGGATAGTCTTGAAAATCGGATCCAGACCATCAACCTCCACTCAGCGCTGGTCACCGAAGCCTATGAAGCGGTGGCGATCCACGTGCAGGCACAGGCACCCGGGCAAATCACATCCGCGCTGCAGACACTCGACGAAGAAATTCGCCGATTCAAGGGCTGCCTGGCAGACTTCGCGTTGAAGATCGAGAACATGCCTGAGCAACAACAGTTCGAATTTGGTGAGTCCGCTCAAAAAGACTTACCAGCGATCAGGAAGGCTGCCTAATCATGGGGCAACCACTTCGCGCGACCAACACATCGAAACAGGACCTGGAGCCACCGGCGGATCAAAGCCCTGTAGGAGAATCTCCACGCCAGCCTCCCACGCTCACCGTCGTACCAGCGGATCGGATCGATCCAGAATCTCAGACTGATCGTCCTCACTCGAGGCGTTGGATCAACATGGTGCACCCGCTGCAGGTCCGCATGCTGAGTCAGGTCATCATCTATTCATTGATCATCTTCCTGTTGTTGGCCATTCCCGTGTTCAAACCGCTCATGCAAGCACTCGATAATCCCGCGCTGTCATGGCAAGAGCGAGCCGTCGTCGCCAACGATCTCCTCAACCTCCACTCCAGATTCTGGCCATGGGCGCTTGGTGCCGGCCTCGTGGTCGTGCTCCATTGCATACACTCCATGCGGCTGATGCATCGGGTGGCCGGCCCTCTCTCTCGACTTACACATGTGTTCCCTCAGATCGGCAACGGCAACCTGTGCGTTCGCACCACCTTGCGTCAGGGGGACTATTTGACCCCGGAGGTCGACCTGGTCAATCACATGACGGCTCAGCTGCACTCGAAGATCACGGCGATCAAACACATGCAGGTCCTCCTGGCGCTCGATGCCACCCGGATTAGGGAACTGGCTCTGGCGAAAGAGGATCCTGCCTTGGCCACCCTCGCAAAGCAGATGGAACAGAATTTATCGGGACTGAAGTCCTCTTTGGATACATTTAAAACTCATAGCGGTTAGACGATCACCATGAAGCACGAGAGCACATTCATTCTGGGGATACCCTCATTTCGTACAACCCGACGGTCCCGATCGTGTCTCCGGCATGCTGGCGGATTTAGTCTCATTGAACTCATGCTCGCCGTCTCAATCATGGGCGTTTTGGCCGCTCTGGCCGTCCCGAATTACATGGATTTTATCGAGAAGGCACGCGTGGCACGAGCCATCTCGGAACTGCACGGTCTCGCCAAAGACATCAAAGGATTTGCCTTGGCGGTCGGAGCTTATCCGAATAGCCTCGCAGATGTCGGTCTTAGCACGAGGCTGGATCCCTGGGGGACTCCCTATCAGTACTACCGCATCAATTGCGGGACGACTGATGACATCACCAGCCTGGCCAAACTGAAATTGCGGCAGAAGAATAATTCACGAACGGTTCCCGCCGGCTACTCATTTTCAGCAGACAGTCAATGGCTTGTCTCGTTGGCCATCCATAATGGACAGTCTCAAGGTTACCTGCATCTTACTGCTGCCGGCGGCAACGGGGGTGGAGGCGGGAATAACAGCGGAAGTGGTGGGGGGACAAGTGCGGGCAATAGCGGGAGTACCGGAGGAGGTGGCAGTACCGGGGGTGGACCGCCCTGCGGAGGCGTGGGAGGAGCCAGGAAAGACCGGTTCCTTGTTCCGATTAACTCGGACTTCGACATGTACAGTATGGGAAAGAATCTCGATTCAGTTGCCTCGTTGAACCCACCGAAGAGCCAAGATGACGTGATTCGCGCAAGCGACGGCGGATTTTATGGCCTGGCTAGGAACTTTTAGCGTATTGGATCCATGTAGACGATGCTGCCTCATTCCCTCTTTCACAGTCGCATCGGACGCCGTATTCTCGGGCTGTTCGTCCTCTGCGCGCTGGTTCCAACCTCCCTCCTTGGATGGATGTCCTACCGCCAGGTCACCCAGGAACTGATCGTCCAATCAGCCGCCCGGCTCAAGCAAGAGAGCAAGTCCCAGGGAATGGTGCTCTATAATCATCTTCTCACCCTCACCGCAGACCTGAGCCGAATTTCGAGGGAGCTGCCGCAAGACGGCACGGTGACCGAAGAAGTTGCGATCACCACATCAGTCAAGGAACTGGCTCATCGCTTTCGTGACGTACGGCTCACTCCCGCTACAGGTCCTCATCGACGGGAACTCACACAGTCTCAGACTGCCCATCTCCAGGAGGGCAAATCATTGCTCGAGGTCTCTCCCGCTCCCGATCAGCTGCCGCAACTGACGCTGACTCGTCTCGTCAATCCCGCGCACTGGGAAGCCGGGTTGCTCTCCGCACACCTTGACGGTACAGAGCTATGGAGCACACAGGTCAAGGAGACGTTGCCGGGCGATACGGATCTCGTCGTCGAAGATGGCGACCGTCATGAGCTCTACTCGACCTTTGGGAAGCCAGTCGTACTCCCGGACTTTCGTCGACATGACAGCGCCGCTCCCATGGGCAACGGGATGATATGGCAATTAGACACCCACGAGTATATCGCCGGGGCCTGGTCGATGCCGCTCCGTCATACGTTTCTGGTCGAACCATGGACGATTGTCCTCAGCCAAACGCGAGCCTCGGCCTTGGCACCAGTCGAACGATTCCGCCACACATTCTTCCTGGTGATCGCGTGCGCATTGAGCGCTGTCGTCCTGCTCAGCCTTGCTCATATCCGACGAAGCCTCAGACCGGTGACATTGCTGAAAGAGGGGACCGCGCGTCTGGCCACCGGAGATTTCTCGACCCAGGTGACCGTTCAGAGCGGCGATGAATTCGAGGAGTTAGCTGATTCGTTCAACAGCATGACGGACAAGCTGAATCAACAGTTTCACATGCTGGAGACGCTCTCGGCGATCAGCCAGGCCATTCTCTCGAGCCATGAGCCGGCCACTATGGTAAAAATCGTACAATCCCGCATCACGGAAAGCATCGCCTGTGACGCCGTGGGAATGACGCTGCTCAATCCCGAAGAGGCCGGCCCCACTGAATTGTCCGTCCGCTACATTCAGCGCCAATCAGACGAGACGACGATCTATCCATGTCAGCTTTCCGAGGAACATCTGGCTGCCATGACGGCGCATCCTCACCACATGGCGGCACCAGCGACTGCGCTCCCCTCTTATCTGTCTTTGATGATGCGACCAGGCCTCTCGCTCTTCATCATATTTCCGATCATCGTGAACGAGCGTGTCAGTGGAGCATTGGTACTCGCCTATCGCCAACGGAAGTCTCCGCCTGCTCATGATGTGACCTATGCTCGCCGGCTGGCCGACCAGGTGGCCATTGCGTTGGCGAACAGCCTGGCGATTCAGGCACGTCTGCAGGCCCAGTCGGAATTGGTTGGGGCGGTGGATGCCAAGCAGCAGGCGGAAGAACAGGCCACGCTCCTTCAAGCGACGAATCAATCATTGGCCACAAAGGAGGAACGGCTACGCCACCAACAGAGTGCGACGCTGGCCCTGGTCCAAGACCGCACGGTGTTCGAGGGATCACTCCCCGTCACGGCGAAGCAGTTGACGACTATCGCGGCACAGGCGCTGCTCGTCGATCGAGTCAGCGCCTGGATTTATGACGAACAGACCCAGTCGCTCTACTGTCTTGATCAGTATGATCAGGTCGCCATGCAACATACGTTCGGGCAAAAGCTGCTCCGTGGACAATACCCACACTATCTATCAGCCCTTGACCGGGGACAGCTTATAGCAGCGGCACAGGCGGTCCAGGACCCGACCTTTCAGGAGCTGGGTCCCGCACTCCTCTCGCCGAGCCGGATCGGAGCAAGGCTTGATGCTCCGTTTCACACACAAGGCAAGCTGGCCGGCGTCGTCTCAATTGAGCAGATTAGCTCCCCCCGGGACTGGGCATCCGATGAACAGCAGTTCGCCCAAGCCTTGGCAAACTTCATGACGTTGGTGCTTGAGGCCGCACGACGTCGTGAATCCGAAGAAGCCTTGGCCATCGCGAAACTCGCGGCCGAAGATGCGACAAAGGCCAAGGCTGAATTTCTGGCGAACATGAGCCACGAGATCCGAACCCCCATGAACGGCGTCATCGGGATGACTGAGATCCTGGCTCGCACACCGCTCTCAGAGACCCAGCGCCACTACGTCGAGACGATCTACAACTCCGGCGACACCCTCTTGACCCTGATCAACGATATCCTTGATTTTTCCAAGATCGAGGCTGGCAAACTGGAGATCCAATCAACATCGATCGACTTGCGCGAAATCGTCGAACGCACGGCGGAACAGTTGGCGGAACGGGCCCAACGAAAAAGACTCAACCTTCTGGTTGACTATCCCCCCTCCGTTCCAAGCACAGTGAACGGAGACCCCATCCGCATCCGTCAAATCATCACGAACTTGCTTGGCAATGCCATCAAATTCACCCTGGAAGGTGAAGTCATCCTACGCGTGACCCTCGAGTCTCCGGCATCCGGACTGAACGAACCGGCCCGAATCAAACTCGCCGTCATCGATACAGGCTCCGGTATCAGTCCGGAAGGACAGGCAAAACTCTTTCAATCCTTTTCGCAGGTGGATGGGGCCTCGACGCGCGTTCACGGCGGGACGGGCCTTGGTCTGAGCATCTGCAAACAGCTTAGTGCATTGATGGGGGGAACCATTGGTGTCAGCAGCATGATCGGTCAAGGCAGCACCTTCTGGGTCATACTTCCGTTCCTGCTTCAGTCGGTTGCGCCCACGTCCACCGACACCGATGCTGCATTTGGAGATCTGTGCCTATGCACAGCCGTCGATGCCTCTTCGACTCGCCATGTCCTGGCACAGTACTTTTCCTCCTGGGGTATTTCCCCACACATGGCCGACAGCGAGGGTGAGTTCCTCGAGCACATCATGACGGGGCTCGCAGCCGAACATGGGCCGGTCATCGCAGTGATCGATGAACGCTTCGACCAAATGCCCGATACGCAAATCGTCCAGACCTTGCTCTCCGACCCGACACTACAATCCGTCAAGATCATCCGACTTGTCTCGCTCATCAGGCGAGCAGATGTTGAGCAGGATACCCCATCGGTTCACATGCACTATGTGACCAAACCAATCCGGTTCCACGCACTGTATCACGCCTTAGGCAACGCGCTCGCCGACGAGGCGATCACTACGCAACACACGCATCCGGAGCCGGCAGCACCGACCTTATCAGGTCATATCCTCCTGGGAGAAGACAACGCGGTAAACCAAGAAATCGCCCTGCTCATGCTCCAAAGCATGGGATGTACCGTAACCGTGGCTCAGAACGGCCGAGAGGTCCTCGAGCATGCCCAACGATCCCACTACGATGTGATCTTGATGGATTGCCAAATGCCGGAAATGGATGGATTCGAAGCCACCACGCGAATCCGTGAATGGGAGCGGCATGAATCACGAGCCCCGATGCCGATTATCGCCCTCACGGCCCATGCGACGCCAGGCGATCGTAAACAGTGCCTGGCCAAGGGGATGAACGATTACATCGCAAAGCCCTTCTCGATGGAACAACTACAGACCGTCTTGACCACGTGGCTCTCCTCCAGTCCTACGACCGACATCCAACAGCTGCCGGCTTCAAGCCAATCCAGCCTCAGACCTTCCATACCCAGCGCATCGGCCTCCGCCCCAGATTCAGACGCCACATTCATCGTTGATCGAAACGCCTGGAAATCGATTACAGGCCTCCAACGACCGGGGAACCCGGATGTGTTGGCCCAAATCTTGTCACTGTATTTGGCTGATTCCCATGAGGTGGTAGCAACGATCCGTCAAGGCATGGCCAACGAGAATGCACAGGTGGTGAGCCAGGCAGCCCATAGCCTTCGATCGAGAAGTGCGATGCTCGGGGCCGTCTCACTCTCCAAACTTTGCCGTCAGCTCGAAGACCTCAGTCGCCAGGGACAGCTCACGGAAGCCGAACCATTGGTAGACCCACTGAGCGAGGCGTTCGCCCACGCCAGCCAGATCTTTCAGGCCGAGCTTGAGAGGAGACCCACATGACCAGCTCGATCCAACCGTCTCTCCCGCTGGCGCTGATCGTCGACGATGATGCCACCTTTCGCATGCTCTCACGTATGAGCCTTGAACAGGGCGATCTCCGTGTCGAGGATGCCAGCAGCGGGGAAGCCGCCGTCGCATTCGTCTCGTCCACAATGCCCGATATCATCATCCTAGACTTGCAAATGCCCGGCATGAATGGATTTGCCGTGTGTGAACACATCCGTCGGCTGCCGCACGGAACGTTCGTGCCGATTCTCATCATGACCGGCCTCGACGATGTCGACTCAATCGCACAGGCTTATGAAAGGGGCGCTACCGACTTTATCGTGAAACCCTGCCATGGGCTCATGCTCAGCCAGCGAGTTCGGTACATGTTGCGCGCCAGCCACACGATGGGTGCCCTTCGCACCAGCGAATCTCAATTGGCCCAAGCACAACGGATCGCTCGCCTTGGTGGTTGGGAATGGGATCCGGCCAACGATCGGATGGATCTTTCGGAAGCAGCCTGTCGGATTCTTGGAGCCCAGCCCGGCACCATCGACTCCACACACTCCACGTATCTGGCCTGTGTCCACGACGAAGACCGAGAATTGGTGAGCCAAGCTCTCCACAGGACGATCGCCGACGGAACAGGAGTGGATATGGACCACCGGCTCATACCTCGCGACGGCGTAAACCGCGTAGTCCATCTTCTGGGTGAAGTCATGACGGACAGCAGCGCGCAGGCTCGCCGCCTCATTGGAACGGTACAGGATGTCACCGATGCGCGGGCTGCTGAAATGAAGATCTATTTCATGGCGAACTACGATAGTTTGACACATCTTCCCAACCGAACCCTCTTTCTCCATCGCGTCGGTCAAGTCCTGACATCCGGCACAGGTAGCCGTGGTGCGGTCTTCGTCATAAGTTTGGATCGGTATCACCGCATCTGTGATCTGCATGGTGCTCAAAGCGGAGATGACTTCATCCGAGAGGTAGCCACACGGCTGCAACAAGTTCTCGCAGCGAACATCACGGTCGCCCACCCCCCGGGTGCCGATCCGTCGATACTGGCACGCCTCAATGATGGTCAGTTTACGCTGTTCTTAGCCAATCTCGCCGTGCCGGAGGATGCGGCTCGGGTCGCCCAGAATTGTCTCGAGGCACTGCGCATTCCGTTTCAGATTAAATCGGCCAGCGTGGTGCTCTCGGCCAATATCGGAATTGCGATACCTGGTTCCGACGGCACCGAGGCAGAACAGATCCTACGCAACGCCGGCACGGCCGCTCAGTCGGCCGCACGGAACGGTTCCAACGGCTATCAGTTCTACTCTCATACGATGAATGTCTCGATCGCCGCTCGAGTCAATCTTGAACAAGACTTACGCACCGCCGTGTCTGAAAACCAGTTTATTCTGCACTACCAACCGCAGGTGGACATTCTTTCCGAAAAAGTCATTGGGTTTGAAGCGCTGATCCGATGGCAACATCCGACCCGCGGGCTGATCTCCCCTGCCGAGTTCATCCCGGTCGCGGAAGAGGAGGAGCTGATGATCCAAATGGGCGAATGGGTCATCAAAAGCGTCGCGCAACAACAGCGGATCTGGCACAAAAACGGATTGGCTCCGACGACTGTGGCGATCAATCTATCCGGACTTCATTTTCGACAGCCCAACCTCGCCAGCCGGGTGAAGTCGCTGGTCTACACGGAGGGTGGTAACCCGCAGGATATCGAGTTGGAACTGACCGAAAGCGTGCTCATGAGGGACGCCGCCTCAACAACCACCCTTTTGCAGGAACTCAAGGCGTCCGGCTTTCGACTCGCCATCGATGATTTTGGAACGGGCTACTCCTCCCTTGCCTATCTGGAACAGTTCCCGATCGACACGCTCAAGATCGACCAGGCCTTCATCAAGGATCTCAAGCTTGGCAAGGAGGATTCACCGATCACGCGGGCGATTGTGGGCATGGGGCGTGCGCTCAAGCTGCACATCGTCGCCGAAGGGGTGGAAACCCACGATCAACTGGCCTATCTTCGACTACAAGGCTGTGATGCCTATCAAGGGTATCTCTTTAGTAAACCCGTGCCCGCGCAACAGCTCCAGTACCTGCTACGGGACCGTTTTTCGGATGAGGGATCCCGGACCAGGGATCGATCGCGAACTCGGTTAGCGAGCTGAGTGAAGACCTTCCCACTGCACCGCGTCGCTCAGGACGCTGGTCCAAGCGTGGCAATGGCGGAAGGCGTATTCTCCGCACGAAAGGGATTCCCCAGAAGCTGCGTGACGGGCACCAACGCACCTGTTCCAGAGACGATCGTGTAGGCCGAGATCGTGCCTCCTGAGACACTGGTGGCACGATTCGCCACATACAAGAACAGTCCGTCCGGAGAAACCGCAAGCGCCACAGGATTCGACCCTGTGAGCGTGGGAATAGGATTTTGGCTTGCCCCTACGGCCGGCACGAGAGTCAGTAAACCACTGCTCCCTATCGCAAACACCGATACACTTCCTCCTCCATTGGCCACATAAAGATGAGCCCCATCGGCTCCCACCGCAAGACCGTTTGGAGTCGTTCCACCTGTCGAAACTGGATTGGAACCGGTCGGTGGAATCAGTGTGAGCAGCCCGGATGGTTCAACTCGAAACATCGTCACGTTGTTGGACGTCCCGTTGGTCACATAGAGAAACTGTCCGTTCGGGGAGAGCCCGATCGCCGTGAGCCCTGTCCCACCTGATGAAATAGGATTCGTACCCGGTCCAGCCGGCGGTACGAGCGTGAGTATCCCGGACGCATCGACCTGAAATACCGTGACCATGCTGGAGGTACTGGTGGCAACATATAGAAACCGCCCATTCGGAGTCATCGCCAATGCAATCGGCGAGGACACCCCTGCACCGACCGGCTTGAAAGGCCCCTCCGCTTGTGGAACAAGCGTCAGCACTCCGGCCGTGCCTATCTTAAAGACGCTTACATTATCTGATCCACTGTTCGCCACATACAGGAATTGAGAATCTCTTGAGATCGCAAGGGCACGCGGGGCTGTGCCCACAACAACCGGATTGGGATTTCCAGAGTTCGAGTCTCCAAGCAACAACGTACCATTGGTGCCAACCCGGAAGGCTGTCACTTTGTTCGTCTGGCTGTTGGCTATGTAGGCGAACAACCCGTTGGGGGTTGCGGCGATCGCCGACGGAGTCGGAACATCGGGGAATGGAGAACCGGCAATGGCCGCGAGCCCCCCGGTCGCCTGGTTCACGGTGTATCCGGACACACTATTGGATCCACTATTGGTGACGTAGACGATCGCACCTGTCGTACGTTCTCCTCCGATCGCACCGAGTCCACCAAGCCCACCTTCCCCTCCATCACCACAAGCAGACAGAAGCACCAAACACGGAAGGAGACAGACGACGTGCGATCGTCTCAGCCGTGGTGTGTTCCGCTGGCTTTCCTGAAACATACTGTTGTTTATACCACTCCCTCTTAATCCCTCACAACACTGCAATCGAAGCACGTATTCGGATGGATCATGCGCGATGACTTTTTCATTGGACTCGGATGACAGCTCACTGGCACACTGCCTGCCAATCAACAGGAAGGATTCTCTGCCTTGCATCACTCACTCACTATTCTTGGGTCAGGCTACAGCTCCAAGTTTTTCCTACCACTCGCCACGCAACAGTACGCACAGGTCTTTGCGACCAGTCGCGATCCTGATCGAAACCTCGCAGACTTGCGTGCGGAACAACGAATCAGGTTCGACCTTGCACGGCCTGAGACCTGGCAGCTGATTCCTCCCGCAACCGATCTCCTCTGGTGTTTTCCCGCCGTCCCGATCGAGTTCGTTCAACAATTCGCTGATACCGCATCGTTGCGAACCCGTCGGCTGGTGGTACTTGGCAGCACCTCCGCCTACGTCGATTCCCTCTCGACCACCTACCCACCCCCTTGGGTTAACGAAACAGCCACAATTGATCTTGAGCAACCTCGCGTACAAGGTGAAGAACTTCTTAGAACCTCCTATAACGCAACTATTTTAAGAGTCTCAGGGATCTATGGACCTCGCCGCAGTCCCATGAAGTGGATCAGAACCGGCAGGGTCACCCGTTCACGAAAATTCGTCAACCTGATTCATGTCGAAGATCTTGCAACGACCTGCCTCGCAGCCATCAGGCAGGGTGAGGAAGGTACGATTTACAATGTCAGCGATGGAACTCCCAGGACCTGGGATGAAATCTGCCGGACCGTTGAACGACGATGGGCGGTTCGATCTTCGGTCTCTCCTGAGCCACAGCCGATGGGAAAACGGATCGCGAACCAGAGACTGTGCGAGCTACTGAAAGCAGATGGGGTGAGTCTCCGCTACCCCGACCTCTACCAAGCGCTTGAACGGATCGAGGAAGTTTCTCTCAGCGAAGCAGAGCCATCACGGTAAGAC encodes the following:
- a CDS encoding Rossmann-fold NAD(P)-binding domain-containing protein, which translates into the protein MHHSLTILGSGYSSKFFLPLATQQYAQVFATSRDPDRNLADLRAEQRIRFDLARPETWQLIPPATDLLWCFPAVPIEFVQQFADTASLRTRRLVVLGSTSAYVDSLSTTYPPPWVNETATIDLEQPRVQGEELLRTSYNATILRVSGIYGPRRSPMKWIRTGRVTRSRKFVNLIHVEDLATTCLAAIRQGEEGTIYNVSDGTPRTWDEICRTVERRWAVRSSVSPEPQPMGKRIANQRLCELLKADGVSLRYPDLYQALERIEEVSLSEAEPSR
- a CDS encoding lactonase family protein; this encodes MFQESQRNTPRLRRSHVVCLLPCLVLLSACGDGGEGGLGGLGAIGGERTTGAIVYVTNSGSNSVSGYTVNQATGGLAAIAGSPFPDVPTPSAIAATPNGLFAYIANSQTNKVTAFRVGTNGTLLLGDSNSGNPNPVVVGTAPRALAISRDSQFLYVANSGSDNVSVFKIGTAGVLTLVPQAEGPFKPVGAGVSSPIALAMTPNGRFLYVATSTSSMVTVFQVDASGILTLVPPAGPGTNPISSGGTGLTAIGLSPNGQFLYVTNGTSNNVTMFRVEPSGLLTLIPPTGSNPVSTGGTTPNGLAVGADGAHLYVANGGGSVSVFAIGSSGLLTLVPAVGASQNPIPTLTGSNPVALAVSPDGLFLYVANRATSVSGGTISAYTIVSGTGALVPVTQLLGNPFRAENTPSAIATLGPAS